A portion of the Novosphingobium sp. KA1 genome contains these proteins:
- a CDS encoding murein L,D-transpeptidase catalytic domain family protein — MNFSRRNFIVAATAFAASSTTAASAISSSPFGVGGVLPDLPRAPLPGAIAGGSAVLPAMPAVRAGVAPALFDAAMAALDKHGGRVMRDRIGIVDFSASSSDPRLHLVDLVGGTTSTLHVAHGSGSDPNHTGWLQRFSNSPGSNATSEGAYLTSDYYFGRHGRSQRLIGLDATNNNALDRAIVIHGAWYAEPSMIAVHGKLGRSQGCLAVGDSLLNRAFDHLGSGRLIYAAKVA; from the coding sequence ATGAATTTCAGCCGACGTAACTTCATCGTTGCCGCGACGGCGTTCGCGGCGAGTTCCACCACTGCGGCCAGCGCGATTTCCTCCTCGCCCTTCGGCGTGGGCGGCGTGCTGCCCGATCTGCCGCGGGCTCCCCTGCCCGGCGCGATTGCCGGCGGATCCGCCGTGCTGCCGGCCATGCCCGCCGTCCGCGCGGGCGTTGCCCCTGCGCTGTTCGACGCGGCCATGGCCGCGCTCGACAAGCACGGCGGCCGGGTCATGCGGGACCGAATCGGCATTGTCGACTTCTCGGCCTCGTCATCGGACCCGCGCCTCCATCTTGTCGACCTTGTCGGCGGGACGACTTCGACGCTGCATGTCGCCCACGGCAGCGGCTCGGATCCGAATCACACCGGATGGCTTCAACGCTTCTCGAACAGTCCTGGTTCCAACGCCACCAGCGAAGGTGCCTACCTGACCTCGGACTACTACTTCGGGCGCCACGGCCGATCGCAGCGCCTGATCGGACTGGACGCGACCAACAACAACGCGCTCGACCGCGCCATCGTCATTCACGGCGCCTGGTACGCCGAGCCCTCGATGATCGCGGTGCACGGCAAGCTCGGCCGCAGCCAGGGCTGCCTCGCGGTGGGCGACAGCCTGCTTAACCGCGCCTTCGATCATCTCGGCTCGGGCCGCCTGATCTACGCGGCCAAGGTCGCCTGA
- a CDS encoding Do family serine endopeptidase, with protein sequence MRYAYGLTTALLLGGATATLLTGYPAGAQVAQNEASQMAHVVPRAGAPASFADLTAQLAPAVVNISTRQRVQVQGSGGANPFAGTPFEGLFGGGGSSAPQTREAQSLGSGFIVSADGYIVTNNHVITAEGKGEVESITVIMPDGTEMPAKLVGKDAASDLAVLKITAPKPLPFVKFGDSSKARVGDWVVAIGNPFGLGGTVTAGIVSAVYRNTGAGGAYDRYLQTDASINRGNSGGPMFDMNGQVIGINNAIFSPTGGSVGIGFAIPAEIASPIVDKLIKGEKIQRGYLGVQIQALNEDLADSMGLEHNKGEFIQSVVPEGAAAKAGIQAGDVVVKVGGKEVTRDQSLSYLVANTAPGTKIPVELIRNGRRMTVTATVDQRPTEDDLAQSFDSSGDGDSDTDAYNNPPAQQTQGVIEKATGLSVTTLTPQIARQLGAAEGTKGLVIVSVDPSSDAGQKGFARGFIILSANNQPVTTKADLENVIKAAKADNRPAILLRVQPRGQSPAFVPVRLR encoded by the coding sequence GTGCGATACGCTTATGGACTGACCACAGCGCTCCTGCTCGGAGGCGCGACCGCCACTCTGCTCACCGGCTATCCCGCCGGGGCGCAAGTTGCCCAGAACGAAGCCAGCCAGATGGCCCACGTGGTGCCCCGCGCGGGCGCTCCGGCCAGCTTTGCCGACCTGACGGCGCAACTGGCCCCCGCAGTGGTCAACATCTCGACCCGCCAGCGCGTCCAGGTACAAGGCAGCGGCGGCGCCAATCCCTTTGCCGGAACGCCGTTCGAAGGCCTGTTCGGCGGCGGCGGCAGTTCCGCTCCGCAGACCCGCGAGGCCCAGTCGCTCGGCTCGGGCTTCATCGTCTCGGCCGACGGCTACATCGTCACCAACAACCACGTGATCACCGCAGAGGGCAAGGGCGAGGTCGAATCGATCACCGTCATCATGCCCGACGGCACCGAGATGCCCGCCAAGCTGGTGGGCAAGGACGCCGCCTCGGACCTCGCGGTACTCAAGATCACCGCCCCCAAACCGCTGCCCTTCGTCAAGTTCGGCGACAGTTCGAAGGCGCGCGTGGGTGACTGGGTGGTCGCCATCGGCAACCCCTTCGGCCTTGGCGGCACGGTCACCGCGGGCATCGTCTCGGCGGTCTACCGCAACACCGGCGCCGGCGGCGCCTACGACCGCTATCTCCAGACCGATGCCTCGATCAACCGCGGCAACTCCGGCGGCCCGATGTTCGACATGAACGGGCAGGTGATCGGTATCAACAACGCGATCTTCTCGCCGACCGGCGGCAGCGTCGGCATCGGCTTCGCGATTCCCGCCGAGATCGCCTCGCCCATCGTCGACAAGCTCATCAAGGGCGAGAAGATCCAGCGCGGCTACCTCGGTGTGCAGATCCAGGCGCTCAACGAGGATCTTGCCGATTCGATGGGTCTTGAACACAACAAGGGCGAGTTCATCCAGAGCGTGGTACCGGAAGGCGCCGCCGCCAAGGCCGGCATCCAGGCCGGCGACGTGGTGGTGAAGGTCGGCGGCAAGGAAGTGACGCGCGACCAGAGCCTCTCCTACCTCGTCGCCAATACCGCGCCCGGCACGAAGATCCCGGTCGAACTGATCCGCAATGGCCGCCGCATGACGGTGACCGCGACGGTCGACCAGCGCCCGACCGAGGACGATCTCGCCCAGAGCTTCGACAGCAGCGGCGACGGCGATTCCGATACCGACGCCTACAACAACCCGCCGGCCCAGCAGACCCAGGGCGTGATCGAGAAGGCCACCGGCCTCTCCGTGACCACCCTCACTCCGCAGATCGCCCGGCAGCTGGGCGCTGCGGAAGGTACCAAGGGCTTGGTCATCGTCTCGGTCGATCCCAGCTCGGATGCCGGCCAGAAGGGCTTTGCCCGCGGCTTCATCATCCTCTCGGCCAATAACCAGCCGGTTACGACCAAGGCGGATCTTGAAAACGTGATCAAGGCGGCCAAGGCCGACAATCGGCCTGCGATCCTGCTGCGCGTCCAGCCGCGCGGCCAGTCGCCGGCTTTCGTGCCGGTGCGCCTGCGCTGA
- a CDS encoding 6-phosphogluconolactonase, with product MPKLEIIENADNAAIAQWFAERLKAALATSADDIAITVPGGSTPFPIFDILAQEDLPWHRIAVWPGDDRIVEEDHPASNVGKIRARLEPVGARIVPLTEDARPPHFAIAWLGMGGDGHIASLFPNTNPQPGDPHPVRHLTPDPLPPEAPFDRLSLTIPALTDSDEIVFVIRGDDKRAIFEAAVKGEHDLPVARLLAAARHKVTCFC from the coding sequence ATGCCCAAGCTAGAAATCATCGAAAACGCCGACAATGCGGCGATCGCCCAGTGGTTCGCCGAGCGTCTGAAGGCCGCACTCGCCACCAGCGCGGACGATATCGCGATCACCGTTCCCGGTGGTTCGACCCCGTTTCCGATCTTCGATATCCTCGCGCAGGAGGATCTGCCCTGGCACCGCATCGCGGTCTGGCCGGGCGACGATCGCATCGTCGAGGAAGATCACCCCGCCAGCAACGTCGGCAAGATCCGGGCCCGTCTCGAACCGGTGGGCGCGCGTATCGTCCCGCTCACCGAAGATGCCCGTCCTCCCCATTTCGCGATCGCCTGGCTGGGCATGGGCGGTGATGGCCATATCGCCTCGCTGTTTCCGAACACCAACCCGCAGCCCGGCGATCCCCATCCGGTGCGGCATCTCACTCCCGATCCGCTGCCGCCCGAGGCGCCGTTCGACCGTCTCAGCCTGACCATTCCGGCGCTGACCGACAGCGACGAGATCGTTTTCGTGATCCGCGGCGACGACAAGCGCGCGATCTTCGAGGCGGCGGTGAAGGGTGAGCATGATCTTCCCGTCGCCCGCCTGCTGGCGGCGGCGCGGCACAAGGTCACCTGCTTCTGCTGA
- a CDS encoding Mrp/NBP35 family ATP-binding protein: MNSLDADRLKSLLPAALADRVRSLRLSEERVTLVVDATGLEVQERPALEAQLRAALTGADGVAQVHVAIMADKVQPVILAVGSGKGGVGKSTLSANLAVALARLGRKVGLVDADISGPSQARLLGTEGQRPVAHENRLVPVASRWGVPMLSMAQLTEPGAAIAWRGSMVAGAVTQFLEAHWDNAEIIVVDLPPGTGDVQLTMLQKFKPTGAVIVSTPQDLALMDAARAVSLFEKGGVPVVGVIENMAGYACPHCGEVSDPFGVGGAEAAAGTMGLDFLGRIPLDIAIRRESDAGNPIAAGDGPQTQAFLALATRVNDWLVQRPLQPGLQAAL; this comes from the coding sequence ATGAACAGCCTCGATGCCGACCGCCTCAAGTCCCTCTTGCCCGCGGCATTGGCGGACCGGGTGCGGTCCCTGCGCCTGTCCGAAGAACGGGTCACGCTGGTGGTCGATGCAACCGGCCTCGAGGTGCAGGAGCGTCCGGCGCTGGAGGCACAGCTGCGCGCCGCGCTGACGGGTGCGGACGGCGTTGCGCAAGTCCACGTGGCGATCATGGCGGACAAGGTGCAGCCGGTTATCCTCGCGGTGGGATCGGGCAAGGGCGGGGTCGGCAAGTCCACGCTCTCTGCGAACCTCGCGGTTGCGCTGGCACGGCTTGGGCGCAAGGTCGGACTGGTCGATGCCGATATTTCCGGGCCGTCGCAGGCGCGCCTGCTGGGTACCGAGGGGCAGCGCCCGGTCGCCCACGAAAACCGGCTGGTGCCGGTGGCAAGCCGCTGGGGGGTGCCGATGCTGTCGATGGCGCAACTGACCGAGCCTGGGGCCGCGATCGCCTGGCGCGGATCGATGGTGGCGGGTGCGGTCACGCAGTTCCTCGAGGCGCACTGGGACAACGCCGAGATCATCGTTGTCGACCTGCCGCCCGGCACCGGCGACGTGCAACTGACGATGCTGCAGAAGTTCAAGCCGACCGGAGCGGTGATCGTTTCGACCCCGCAAGACCTTGCGCTGATGGACGCGGCGCGCGCGGTGAGCCTGTTCGAGAAGGGCGGCGTGCCGGTGGTCGGCGTGATCGAGAACATGGCCGGTTATGCTTGCCCGCACTGCGGCGAAGTCAGCGATCCCTTCGGGGTCGGCGGCGCCGAGGCGGCGGCCGGCACGATGGGCCTCGATTTCCTCGGGCGCATCCCGCTCGACATCGCGATCCGGCGCGAAAGCGATGCCGGGAACCCGATTGCCGCCGGGGATGGTCCGCAGACGCAGGCCTTCCTGGCGCTGGCGACCCGCGTCAACGACTGGCTGGTCCAGCGTCCGTTGCAGCCCGGCTTGCAGGCGGCGCTTTGA
- the dinB gene encoding DNA polymerase IV, whose amino-acid sequence MSSADHNREDEADGLRKVIHIDMDAFFASVEQRDDPSLRGKPVAVGGSSKRGVVAAASYEARRFGVRSAMPSVTAARLCPDLIFRKPRFDVYRQVSDQIRAIFLDYTPHVEPLSLDEAYLDVTADLKGIGSATRIAEQIRNRIKAETALTASAGVSYNKFLAKLASDQNKPDGLCVIRPGEGARFVAGLPVRRFHGVGPRGAEKMARLGIETGADLAAKDLAFLRSHFGSFAEYLFRAARGVDLRQVRADRPRKSVGGERTFFDDIAGTDALRTTMDEIVEIVWGRIDRSGARGRTVTLKLRYADFTTITRARSLHHFVTGKAEFSAIGHALLNDLQPLPQPIRLMGLTLSALERGEDEQSQPKDGQLSLL is encoded by the coding sequence ATGTCATCGGCCGATCATAACCGCGAGGACGAAGCCGACGGCCTGCGCAAGGTGATCCACATCGACATGGACGCCTTCTTCGCCAGCGTCGAGCAGCGCGACGACCCCTCGCTGCGCGGAAAGCCGGTCGCGGTCGGCGGTTCCTCCAAGCGCGGTGTCGTCGCGGCGGCCAGCTACGAGGCACGGCGCTTCGGGGTGCGGTCTGCCATGCCCTCGGTAACGGCGGCCCGGCTCTGCCCAGACCTGATCTTCCGTAAACCCCGGTTCGACGTCTACCGGCAAGTCAGCGACCAGATCCGCGCCATCTTTCTCGATTACACCCCTCACGTCGAACCGCTCTCGCTGGACGAGGCGTATCTCGACGTTACCGCCGACCTCAAGGGCATTGGCTCCGCCACCCGCATCGCCGAGCAGATCCGCAACCGGATCAAGGCCGAAACCGCCCTCACCGCCAGTGCCGGGGTGTCCTACAACAAGTTTCTCGCCAAGCTCGCCAGCGACCAGAACAAGCCCGATGGCCTCTGCGTGATCCGCCCCGGAGAGGGCGCCCGGTTCGTGGCCGGACTGCCGGTGCGCCGCTTCCACGGCGTCGGCCCGCGCGGCGCGGAAAAGATGGCGCGCCTCGGCATCGAGACCGGCGCCGACCTTGCAGCGAAAGACCTTGCTTTCCTGCGCTCCCACTTCGGCAGCTTCGCCGAGTATCTGTTCCGCGCGGCACGCGGCGTCGACCTCAGGCAAGTACGCGCCGACCGTCCGCGCAAGTCGGTCGGCGGCGAGCGCACCTTCTTCGACGACATTGCCGGGACCGATGCCCTGCGCACGACGATGGACGAGATCGTCGAGATCGTCTGGGGACGCATCGACCGCTCCGGCGCGCGCGGTCGCACCGTTACCCTGAAACTGCGCTATGCGGATTTCACGACGATCACCCGCGCCCGCTCGCTGCACCATTTCGTGACCGGCAAGGCCGAATTCTCGGCGATCGGGCATGCCCTGCTCAACGATCTCCAGCCCCTGCCGCAGCCGATCCGGCTGATGGGCCTGACACTCTCCGCTCTCGAACGCGGCGAGGATGAGCAAAGCCAGCCGAAGGACGGCCAGCTTTCGCTGCTATAG
- a CDS encoding xanthine dehydrogenase family protein molybdopterin-binding subunit → MKLSRRGVLIGGLAGGGLAVGFLLRPRRFPLPLEPDRDEYAFGAWIKIAADGVVSVAVPQVEMGQGVTTLLPQIVAWELGADWRQVAVEPAPVSAHYANSVLAAKWAPFWAPQWLPGVPSLAEQPDGYLARRWAQDHRFNVTADGTAQAAYEAPLRAAAASARALLAQAAAARWGVAAEACEVSQGLVHHAGKVLSFGALAAEAAAFSPPDPPPLRPDFPAEKPGEFPPGAPLRYPRLDLPSKVDGSWVFAGDVRLPDMLRASIRHAPLVGGTGAMAEVSDVGEAAARSLRGFRRFVKGEGWIAALADDWWSAETALVRAQPRYRVIGALDSDAIDNALDGAMRSGEAERIHLAGDSKAVDGLLPVQIRYEVAPATHAMIETASATARYADGRLELWIGTQAPEAARAAAAQAIGIGSGDVVLYPMALGGSFDRRLECLHAAQVAVLAKEAERPVQLTWPRGEEFRAAFPRTPAVAVMAARPDAEGGIAAWRARVAAPASACEFGRRMFAGDRPGEAIAAVAGMADPQALEGAVPPYAIPAVAVDHAPAAIDLPTARMRGNAHGYTAFFNESFVDELAHRAGREPLSYRMAMLGQDTRLAECLQRVATLSEWGGGNDNSGQGIACHGIGEGRIALVASARRDENGVRVDRLSAVVDIGRIVNLDIARQQIEGGLVFGIGLALGCAPRYVGGRPDSDRLGEMALPVLADCPRIEVDFIESDADPADPGELGVAVVAPAIANALYSATGLRFRRLPLFAEEL, encoded by the coding sequence ATGAAGCTGTCCCGTCGCGGCGTGCTGATCGGCGGGCTCGCGGGCGGCGGGCTGGCAGTCGGTTTCTTGCTGCGACCACGGCGTTTCCCTTTGCCGCTCGAGCCGGACCGCGACGAATATGCCTTTGGGGCCTGGATCAAGATCGCGGCCGACGGGGTGGTGAGCGTGGCGGTGCCGCAAGTCGAGATGGGACAGGGCGTGACCACGCTGCTGCCGCAGATCGTGGCCTGGGAGCTCGGCGCGGACTGGCGGCAGGTCGCGGTCGAGCCGGCGCCGGTCAGCGCGCATTATGCGAACTCCGTGCTGGCGGCAAAGTGGGCGCCGTTCTGGGCACCGCAGTGGCTGCCGGGCGTGCCGAGCCTAGCGGAACAGCCGGACGGCTATCTGGCGCGGCGCTGGGCGCAGGACCACCGCTTCAACGTGACCGCCGATGGCACCGCGCAGGCTGCCTACGAGGCGCCGCTGCGCGCGGCGGCGGCATCGGCGCGGGCCTTGCTGGCGCAGGCTGCAGCGGCGCGCTGGGGCGTCGCGGCGGAAGCTTGCGAGGTGTCGCAAGGGCTGGTCCATCATGCGGGCAAGGTGCTGTCGTTCGGCGCATTGGCGGCCGAGGCGGCGGCGTTTTCACCGCCCGACCCGCCGCCGCTGCGGCCCGACTTCCCGGCCGAGAAGCCCGGCGAATTTCCGCCGGGTGCACCGCTGCGCTATCCTCGCCTTGATCTGCCTTCGAAAGTGGACGGTTCCTGGGTCTTTGCCGGAGACGTGCGCCTGCCCGACATGCTGCGCGCCTCGATCCGCCACGCTCCGCTGGTTGGCGGCACGGGGGCGATGGCGGAAGTCTCGGATGTGGGCGAGGCCGCAGCGAGGTCGCTTCGCGGCTTCCGGCGGTTCGTCAAGGGCGAGGGCTGGATCGCCGCGCTTGCCGATGACTGGTGGAGCGCGGAAACCGCTCTGGTGCGCGCGCAGCCGCGTTACCGGGTGATCGGCGCGCTCGACAGCGATGCGATCGACAATGCCCTCGACGGCGCGATGCGCAGCGGCGAGGCCGAGCGTATCCATCTGGCCGGTGACAGCAAGGCGGTAGACGGCTTGCTGCCGGTGCAGATCCGCTATGAAGTGGCACCCGCCACCCACGCCATGATCGAGACCGCCAGCGCCACCGCGCGCTACGCCGATGGCCGGCTGGAACTGTGGATCGGTACCCAGGCGCCTGAGGCGGCACGGGCGGCGGCGGCACAGGCCATCGGCATCGGCAGCGGCGATGTCGTGCTCTACCCGATGGCGCTGGGTGGCAGTTTCGACCGGCGGCTGGAATGTCTCCATGCGGCCCAGGTGGCTGTGCTGGCGAAGGAGGCGGAGAGACCCGTCCAGCTCACCTGGCCGCGCGGCGAGGAATTTCGTGCCGCTTTCCCGCGCACGCCTGCGGTTGCCGTCATGGCCGCGCGTCCCGATGCCGAAGGCGGAATCGCGGCCTGGCGCGCGCGGGTCGCGGCCCCGGCCAGCGCGTGCGAATTCGGCCGCCGCATGTTCGCGGGCGACAGGCCGGGGGAGGCGATCGCCGCGGTTGCCGGCATGGCTGATCCCCAGGCGCTTGAAGGGGCGGTGCCGCCTTACGCGATCCCGGCCGTCGCGGTCGACCACGCGCCCGCTGCCATCGACCTGCCTACCGCCCGCATGCGTGGCAATGCCCATGGCTATACGGCATTTTTCAACGAGAGTTTTGTCGACGAACTGGCCCACCGCGCGGGCCGCGAACCGCTGTCCTATCGCATGGCGATGCTGGGGCAGGACACCCGCCTGGCGGAGTGCCTTCAGCGCGTGGCCACACTGTCCGAATGGGGCGGCGGCAACGACAACAGCGGGCAGGGCATTGCCTGCCATGGCATCGGCGAGGGGCGCATAGCGCTTGTCGCCAGCGCCCGGCGGGACGAGAACGGCGTGCGGGTCGACCGGCTCAGCGCGGTTGTCGACATCGGCCGGATCGTCAATCTCGACATCGCCCGCCAACAGATCGAGGGCGGTCTGGTTTTCGGGATCGGTCTCGCGCTCGGTTGTGCGCCGCGCTACGTGGGCGGGCGGCCCGACAGCGATCGGCTCGGCGAGATGGCGCTGCCGGTGCTTGCCGATTGTCCGCGGATCGAGGTGGATTTCATCGAAAGCGATGCGGATCCCGCCGATCCGGGTGAACTGGGCGTGGCGGTTGTCGCGCCGGCCATCGCCAATGCCCTCTATTCGGCGACGGGCCTGCGTTTCCGCCGCCTCCCCCTGTTTGCCGAGGAACTGTGA
- a CDS encoding NUDIX domain-containing protein, with product MLALDGQDRVLLLRHSYGSGKWMAPGGGLNRGEDPLAAGLREFAEETGCELTQARLLQFVEEDLHGACNRVNIVAGRFSGQPRADGREIVEVGVFPLDGLPEWMPQGRAGKIAEWAGWFLAL from the coding sequence GTGCTGGCACTCGATGGGCAGGACCGGGTGCTGCTGCTGCGCCATTCCTACGGGTCGGGCAAGTGGATGGCGCCGGGCGGCGGCCTCAACCGGGGTGAGGACCCGCTTGCGGCGGGCCTGCGCGAATTTGCCGAAGAGACCGGCTGCGAACTGACGCAGGCGCGCCTGCTGCAATTCGTCGAGGAAGATCTCCACGGTGCCTGCAACCGCGTGAACATCGTTGCCGGGCGATTTTCGGGGCAGCCCAGGGCCGATGGGCGGGAGATCGTCGAGGTCGGAGTGTTTCCGCTGGACGGCTTGCCCGAATGGATGCCGCAGGGGCGCGCCGGGAAGATTGCCGAGTGGGCGGGATGGTTCCTCGCGCTTTGA
- the hflC gene encoding protease modulator HflC, whose protein sequence is MSDILRKYMPAWVALGTAAVVGLSSVIVVPETEQVVILRSGSPERVYNAYVPGAPYGSTDAGIHWRIPLYERAIHIDKRLLSVDMEQEQVLSTDKLRLNVDAFARFRIVDPIKVVQTARTAQGVTDQLQSILSSVLRQELGKRTFQSLLTAERGEAMAHIRDGLDREARQYGAQVVDVRIKRADLPESALESAFTRMQAAREEEAKTIKAQGQKDAQIISADAQAQAARIYADAFGKDPKFYDFYRAMQSYSVSFAKGDTGKTLLLSPDNAYLQHFREP, encoded by the coding sequence ATGAGCGATATCTTGCGCAAGTACATGCCTGCCTGGGTAGCCCTGGGCACCGCGGCCGTCGTCGGCCTTTCCAGCGTGATCGTCGTGCCGGAAACCGAGCAGGTGGTGATCCTGCGTTCGGGCAGCCCCGAGCGGGTCTACAACGCCTATGTTCCCGGCGCGCCCTATGGTTCTACCGATGCCGGCATCCACTGGCGGATCCCGCTCTACGAGCGCGCGATCCACATCGACAAGCGGCTGCTCTCGGTGGACATGGAGCAGGAGCAAGTCCTCTCGACCGACAAGCTGCGCCTCAATGTCGATGCCTTCGCCCGTTTCCGCATCGTCGATCCGATCAAGGTGGTGCAGACCGCGCGAACCGCGCAGGGCGTGACCGACCAGCTACAATCGATCCTCTCCTCGGTGCTGCGCCAGGAACTCGGCAAGCGCACGTTCCAGTCGCTGCTGACGGCGGAGCGCGGCGAGGCCATGGCCCATATCCGCGACGGCCTCGACCGCGAGGCCCGGCAGTACGGCGCGCAAGTCGTGGACGTGCGGATCAAGCGCGCCGATCTTCCCGAAAGCGCGCTGGAAAGCGCCTTCACCCGCATGCAGGCCGCGCGCGAGGAAGAAGCCAAGACGATCAAGGCACAGGGCCAGAAGGACGCGCAGATCATCAGCGCCGATGCCCAGGCCCAGGCCGCCCGCATCTATGCCGATGCTTTCGGCAAGGACCCCAAGTTCTACGACTTCTACCGCGCGATGCAGAGCTATTCCGTGTCCTTCGCCAAGGGCGACACGGGCAAGACGCTTCTGCTTTCGCCTGACAACGCCTATCTTCAGCATTTCCGGGAACCATAA
- the hflK gene encoding protease modulator HflK has translation MTGRKSPWGSDGGNGDGNDDGEENGSRPEEASGDGTDKPDRPAPDREPSSGKETPGEPRGPRNPWLPSSGTPPRRAAGIEDIFRARDPRRGGGPGNGPGGFPNLPRRADGRSWLPIGIAVAVVAMLGASCVHVLGPSEKGIVTRLGHFSRVIDDGFSLTLPWPIEQVEVTDVGTFSVDTIPDGDGEKLMLTGDQNLVDLSYQVRWNIKNLTDYSYRLTDPKGTVREVAEAAMRASIGQISLNDALSGAGRARVEQDVRERTQRILDAYRVGVAIQGVEIKKADPPSKTRAAFDNVNVARQDADRDRSNARAGAQQVLARAQGDAAQFDKVYEEYKLAPEVTKRRMYYETMERVISQNDTVVAEPKNMNTYLPLPDLKRRAEQPSGDITVTASPSSSTQAATQASTQGGQ, from the coding sequence ATGACCGGCCGCAAGAGCCCCTGGGGTTCGGACGGCGGCAACGGCGACGGCAATGATGACGGCGAAGAGAACGGGTCCCGGCCCGAAGAAGCATCCGGCGACGGCACCGACAAGCCCGATCGTCCCGCCCCGGACCGCGAGCCGTCTTCTGGCAAGGAAACGCCCGGCGAACCGCGTGGTCCCCGCAATCCCTGGCTGCCCAGCAGCGGCACACCGCCGCGCCGCGCGGCCGGCATCGAGGACATCTTCCGTGCCCGCGACCCGCGCCGGGGCGGCGGCCCGGGCAACGGCCCCGGCGGCTTCCCCAACCTGCCGCGCCGCGCCGACGGTCGCTCGTGGCTGCCCATCGGCATCGCGGTGGCGGTCGTGGCGATGCTCGGGGCATCCTGCGTGCACGTGCTCGGCCCGTCGGAAAAGGGCATCGTCACCCGCCTCGGTCATTTCTCGCGCGTGATCGATGACGGTTTCTCGCTCACCTTGCCCTGGCCGATCGAGCAGGTCGAAGTGACCGATGTCGGCACCTTCTCGGTCGACACCATTCCCGATGGCGACGGCGAGAAGCTGATGCTGACCGGCGACCAGAACCTGGTCGACCTCAGCTATCAGGTGCGCTGGAACATCAAGAACCTGACCGACTATTCCTACCGCCTCACCGACCCCAAGGGCACGGTGCGCGAAGTCGCCGAAGCCGCGATGCGTGCCTCGATCGGGCAGATCTCGCTCAACGATGCGCTTTCCGGCGCCGGGCGCGCGCGGGTGGAACAGGACGTGCGCGAACGCACACAGCGCATTCTCGATGCCTACCGCGTCGGTGTCGCCATCCAGGGCGTCGAAATCAAGAAGGCCGATCCGCCATCAAAGACCCGCGCCGCCTTCGACAATGTCAACGTCGCCCGGCAGGACGCCGATCGTGACCGTTCGAATGCACGCGCGGGCGCCCAGCAGGTGCTCGCCCGCGCGCAAGGCGATGCCGCCCAGTTCGACAAGGTCTACGAGGAATACAAGCTCGCGCCCGAAGTCACCAAGCGGCGCATGTATTACGAGACGATGGAACGCGTGATCTCGCAGAACGACACCGTCGTCGCCGAACCGAAGAACATGAACACGTACCTCCCCTTGCCCGACCTCAAGCGCCGGGCCGAGCAGCCGTCCGGAGACATCACGGTGACCGCCTCGCCCTCGTCCAGCACTCAGGCGGCTACTCAGGCAAGCACCCAGGGAGGCCAGTGA
- a CDS encoding XRE family transcriptional regulator, giving the protein MTANRTGAPTSEEYRKAVSAILRQLQKSLSFNDRQLAERLGCSAGTIRNAKTEATSLDPLLLLTIERQFGPGAIDRCLHLAQSRAVGLPERMTGVDPILALVEALHRLVEAQAVDSEGGKRITRHELSKILPELRQGRAALDALISRADSK; this is encoded by the coding sequence ATGACAGCCAACCGAACCGGCGCTCCGACCAGTGAAGAATACCGCAAGGCGGTCTCCGCGATCCTTCGGCAGCTGCAAAAGAGCCTGAGTTTCAATGACCGGCAACTGGCCGAGCGGCTGGGTTGCTCCGCCGGCACGATCCGTAACGCCAAGACCGAGGCCACCAGCCTCGACCCGTTGCTGCTGCTGACGATCGAGCGCCAGTTCGGCCCCGGTGCGATCGATCGCTGTCTCCATCTGGCACAGTCGCGCGCGGTCGGCCTGCCCGAGCGCATGACCGGGGTGGATCCGATTTTGGCGCTTGTCGAAGCGCTGCACCGGCTGGTCGAGGCTCAGGCGGTGGACAGCGAGGGCGGCAAGCGGATCACCCGGCACGAACTGAGCAAGATCCTGCCGGAACTGAGGCAGGGCCGGGCGGCGCTCGATGCCTTGATCTCCCGCGCCGACAGCAAGTGA
- a CDS encoding Dps family protein translates to MTSKDNSKAALIDSLNGLLADTFALYVKTKNFHWHVRGPQFHDLHLLFDAQATEIFGLTDLIAERVRKLGGKTLTSIGSIGAKTTIKDEDDTSLDAAAMVKALFEDNTAYVATLKATKELAGEAGDNATDGIIDDWTDQAEQRAWFLREIIA, encoded by the coding sequence ATGACTTCCAAGGACAATTCGAAAGCCGCGTTGATCGACAGCCTCAATGGGCTGCTGGCCGATACTTTTGCGCTCTACGTGAAGACCAAGAATTTCCATTGGCACGTCCGGGGGCCGCAGTTCCACGATCTGCACTTGCTGTTCGATGCGCAGGCCACCGAGATCTTCGGTCTGACCGACCTGATCGCCGAGCGCGTGCGCAAGCTGGGCGGCAAGACGCTGACCTCTATCGGTTCGATCGGCGCCAAGACCACGATCAAGGATGAGGATGACACCTCGCTGGACGCGGCGGCCATGGTCAAGGCCCTGTTCGAGGACAACACCGCCTATGTCGCCACGCTGAAGGCGACCAAGGAACTGGCGGGCGAAGCGGGCGACAATGCCACTGACGGCATCATCGACGATTGGACCGACCAGGCCGAACAGCGCGCCTGGTTCCTGCGCGAAATCATCGCCTGA